The sequence ATAGCCGCTTTGCAGGCCAAAAAGAGATATGAAAGCGGAGCCGATGACCGGCCCAATCGCAGCACCAGCTCGGAACATCCCACCAACCAGAGACATTGATTTGGGTCGGTGCCTAATCGGAACGAGTTCGGCCATCAGCGAATGCCTGGCAAGACCAAAAAGCGAGTGGGCCGCTCCAAATAGAATCGCGGCCATTAGCAGGGCAAAATAACCAAGTTCAAAAAAGGCACTCAAGGTAATGAGAGCTCCGGCAATCGATGCAAAAAGCATTGATCGGCGCTCGCCGATTCTTGAATTTACCCAGGAGGCGGGTAATTCAAATAACAGAGTTCCCAGCATTAGGGCAGTTGTGATGATTCCAGCCTGAGCCAAACTGAAACCATAAAGGGTTGCTGAGACTGGAAGAATCGGCAGCAGCGCGCCTTCGGCTGCTGTGAATAACAGCGATGGAAGGTATATCGAGGTGGCCAGATTACGTTTTCTGAATTCACCTGGAGACATGTGCCTAATTATCTACCCCTAGCTCCCACCAAAGCCGCCCCGAAGATTAATAGCGCGGCCATTAGGAGCGGCCAGGTTAAATCTTGACCCGTGACCAATAGTGCGAAGGTGGTTGAACATAGTGGTGTGAAAAATGCAATCAACCCAACCCGCTGGGGGTTACCGTGCTTTAGGGCGTAATCCCAAAGATAGAAAGAACCACCCAGTGGGCCAATCCCCATCAGAATCAACCAAAGCCACTGGGTCGAAGAAATCTCCACCGGAGCCTCCAGGAAAAAGTGCCCGAGAAGCGCCAGTAAACCCGCCACCAAGGCAAAACTTCCAACCTGAGCGGTTGGAAAGCTCCCAATCCTTTTAGACCCGAGCGAGTAGGTGGCCCAGATCACCGCTGCAATAAGCGCATAAACATAGCCAATTTCAAATGCCCTCGAGAAACCAGCTCCACTCAAAATGGCGATGGCGGCCCCTGAAAACCCAATGATTGCTGACAAAACATGCTTGAGACCCAGTCGAAGCTGGTGAAAAAATAGCGGTGCTAAGACCACAATCAAAAGTGGCCACAGGTAGTTCACTAAATTCGCCTGCACCGCGGGCGCATTTTGCAGACCGGCAAACAGCGCCACGTGGTAGCCAAAGAGGCCGTAGACCCCGAGCAAGAGGGTCTTTGCCTCTGGTACTAATTTTCGGAAATTTCCCCTGACTAGAAACACCGAGATCAAACTGCCGAATAAAAGTGCGATGCCGGTCATCAGTAATGGTGGTATCTCACCCAGGGCGATAGCCAGGCTTGCCAAAGAGGCCCAAAGTAGGACTGCACCAATTGCGGCTAGATCACTTCTCACAATCGAAATCTTATTCAGCTGCGGCTGCAAATGCGCGAGAGGCTTATGGGCTTTAGTGACAATTCTTTTGTTTACTGCTTTGTTACACAACTGCAATTCAGTGTTGCCCCAAACCTAAATCTCTGCTTTAGAGTTGAGTCGTCCAGTGTGGGGGCCTGCGTCCCCATGGCTGCGATCCAACTACAAGGAGAAATATGAAGAAATTCCGCGGAATTGGCCTGGTAGCTGGTTTTAGCGCTCTGGCACTAACCCTTTCGGGCTGTGCAGCAACAGAGGAGCTAACTCCAACCGCCAGTCCAACTGAGAGTGCAGCTGCGACTGCACCGCTAATCACTGTTGCATGGAACGACCTAATAGACGATTTCAACACCAACAGCGCTTCTGGTAACAACACAGCTAACGCAGTTGCCATGTACCTAATGTCTTCGGGCTTCAGCTACTACGACAATGGTCCAACCTTGGTGAAGAACACCGACTTTGGTTCCTACGAGGTAGTAACTCAGGACCCACTAACCGTCAAATACACCATTAACGACGACGTCGTTTGGTCAGACGGTGTTCCAGTTGATGGCGCCGACATGCTTTTGGCATGGGCCACCATTTTCGGTTACGGTCTAGACGCCAACGGTGAGTTCTTGTTCCAGCACGCTAACCCGCGCGAGGACCTGGCTTCCAAACTTCCAACTGTTGACGGCAAGTCGATTACCTTCGAGTACGACAAGCAGTACGTTGACTGGGAGCTTCAGTTCGGCGTTGGCGTATCGGCTCACGGTACCGTGCAGATGGCTTACCCAGAGGTAACCGATGCTGCTGCAGCTAAGACTGCACTAATCGATGCCATCATGAGCAACGACTTGGCTTACCTAGCGCCAGTTGCAGCTACTTGGAACTCTGCTTACCAGAGCCCAAACACTCCAGAGAACGCTCTAGTAGCGCTTTCAACCGGACCATACATGGTCGAAGAGCTAGTTGAGGAGCAGTACCTAACTGTTGTTCGCAACCCGCTATACACCTGGGGCCCAGCTCCAAAGTATGACCGCGTAACCATTCGTCAGATCGAAGATTCAACCGCAGCTGTTCAGGCAGTAGATAACGGTGAGATTCAGATCGCTTCGGGTCAGCCAACCGCTGACGTGCTAGCTCTAGTTCAGGCACTTACCAACGCCGACTATGCAGGTGGCGACGAGGGTACCTACGAGCACGTTGACCTAACCTTCAATAACGGTGGCCCGTTCGACCCAGCCAGCTACGGTGGCGACGCTACCAAGGCCCAGCTAGTTCGTCAGGCGTTCTTGCTTTCAGTACCACGTA is a genomic window of Candidatus Aquiluna sp. UB-MaderosW2red containing:
- a CDS encoding DMT family transporter; this encodes MRSDLAAIGAVLLWASLASLAIALGEIPPLLMTGIALLFGSLISVFLVRGNFRKLVPEAKTLLLGVYGLFGYHVALFAGLQNAPAVQANLVNYLWPLLIVVLAPLFFHQLRLGLKHVLSAIIGFSGAAIAILSGAGFSRAFEIGYVYALIAAVIWATYSLGSKRIGSFPTAQVGSFALVAGLLALLGHFFLEAPVEISSTQWLWLILMGIGPLGGSFYLWDYALKHGNPQRVGLIAFFTPLCSTTFALLVTGQDLTWPLLMAALLIFGAALVGARGR
- a CDS encoding ABC transporter family substrate-binding protein, with the protein product MKKFRGIGLVAGFSALALTLSGCAATEELTPTASPTESAAATAPLITVAWNDLIDDFNTNSASGNNTANAVAMYLMSSGFSYYDNGPTLVKNTDFGSYEVVTQDPLTVKYTINDDVVWSDGVPVDGADMLLAWATIFGYGLDANGEFLFQHANPREDLASKLPTVDGKSITFEYDKQYVDWELQFGVGVSAHGTVQMAYPEVTDAAAAKTALIDAIMSNDLAYLAPVAATWNSAYQSPNTPENALVALSTGPYMVEELVEEQYLTVVRNPLYTWGPAPKYDRVTIRQIEDSTAAVQAVDNGEIQIASGQPTADVLALVQALTNADYAGGDEGTYEHVDLTFNNGGPFDPASYGGDATKAQLVRQAFLLSVPRTEILDKIIKPLNPNASLRTSALFIPGADGYDQAEAAYALYLGTDDENRAKAKDLLAQAGVTTPIEVGFWYPEGNVRRGQQYELIKISADSVGFTLVDESEPNWEFTDTAAMPINPHDAVIFGWQSTSLAVTGTDQYLGTKKPSNFGGYSSTVVDGFLSELDTALDPARQIELRVNVEAELAKDGYSITIFQFPGLTWWDKSVTNVKTNVLSPNYFWNFWEWTPNAQ